CCACGCCGGTCTACTACATCACCGGCGCCATCCACTCCACCGAGACCGGTTCGCCCACCGCGCTGATGGAGCTGGCCTATCGCCTGGCGGTGGACGAGGCGCCGTACATCCAGCGCATCCGCTCGCACGTGATCACCCTGATCACCCCGGTGGTGGAGGTCGACGGCCGCGACCGCATGGTCGACCTGTACAACTGGCACCTGGCGCACCCAGGCCAGAACTACCCGCGGCTGCTGTACTGGGGCCACTACGTGGCGCACGACAACAACCGCGACGCGATGGGCATGTCGCTGAACCTCACCCGCAACGTGGCCGACACCTTCGTCGGCTGGCACGCGCAGGTGCTGCACGACCTGCACGAATCGGTGCCGTTCCTGTACGACAACACCGTGGGCGACGGCCCGTACAACGCCTGGATCGACCCGATCCTCGCCGGCGAGTGGCAGCAGCTGGGCTGGGACAATGTGCAGCAGATGACCAGGCTCGGCATGCCGGGCGTGTTCGCCCACGGCGGCTTCGACACCTGGAGCCCCGGCTACCTGATGTTCATCGCCGCCATGCACAACGGCATCAGCCGCCTGTACGAGACCTACGGCAACGCCGGCGCCGACACCGTGCAGCGCATCCTCGAACCGGAGGAATACCAGCGCACCTGGTACCGCCCGAACCCGCCGCTGCCGACCGTGCTGTGGTCACAGCGCAACAACAACAACTACCAGCAGACCGGCCTGCTCACCGCGTTGAACTACTTCGCCGGCAACGGCCAGCAGTTCCTGAAGAACTTCTACCTGAAGGCCAAGCGCTCGATCGAGAAGCCGCAGCAGGCCGGCCCGGCCGCCTACGTGTTCCCGGCCGGCGACAAGCGCAGCGGCTCGCGCGCCCAGCTGCTGCGCATCCTGCAGCTGCAGCACGCGGAGATCAGCCGCACCAGCGCACCGGTCACGGTGACCCTGCCGAAGCAGGACGACGACAGGAAGAAAGCAAAGACGCGGACCTTCCCTGCCGGCAGCTACGTGGTGCGCATGGACCAGCCGTACTCGCGCATCGCCGACACCTTGCTCGACCGCCAGTACTGGTCGCCAAAGGACCCACAGCAGCACCCCTACGACGACACCGGCTGGTCGATGGGTGACCTGTTCGACGTGCAGGTGGTGCGCGTCACCGACACCGCGATCCTGAAGGCGCCGATGCGCCTGCTCGACGTGCCGGTCACCGTACCGCAGGGCCTGGCCGCGCTCGACATGCCGTCGGCGAAGCTGCCGCGCATCGCGCTGATGCACACCTGGCTGAGCACCCAGACCGAAGGCTGGTGGCGCATGGCGCTGGACAAGCTCGGGGTGCCGTACGACTACATCAGCACCCAGGACGTGGCCAAGGCTGGCGACCTGCGCGCGAAATACGACGTGATCCTGTTCGCCCCGGTCGGCGATACCAGCACGCAGCGCATCGTCGACGGCCTGCCGATGTGGGGCGAACCGCTGCCGTGGAAAACCACCGCGCTGACGCCGAACCTCGGCCACATCGACGCGACCGACGACATCCGCCCCGGCCTCGGCGAGAGCGGCATCGCCCACCTCAAGCGCTTCGTGCAGGCCGGCGGCCTGCTGGTCACCGCCGAGGACACCGCAAAGTTCGCCATCGACGAGGGCCTGGCGCCGGGCGTCTTCGTCACGAAAACCGAGAAGCTGAAAGTGGTCGGCAGCGTGCTGCAGGCGAAGTTCGTCGACCGCGGCAGCCCGATTGCCGCCGGCTACGACAGCGACGAGCTGGCGCTGTACAGCGCGGCGGGCCAGTCGTTCAAGGTGTCCAACCTGGTCACCGGCGACCACGGGCTGCCGACCGCGAAGGAATTCCAGCGCCCGACCGGACGCGGCGGCCCGCACGACACGGACACCCCCGAAGGTCGCACCTCGACCGCCCCGGCCGCCCTGCCCGACGTCAAGCCGTGGCAACCGCTGCCGCTCAACGCCGAGCAGATGCGCAACAACCCGTGGGTGATTCCCGCCGAGCAGCGCCCGCGCGTGATCCTGCGCTACGCCGAGGCGAAGAACCTGCTGATCTCCGGCCTGCTCGACGGCGGCGACGAGATGGCCGAGCGTGCCGCCGTGGTCGACGCCCGCTACGGCAAGGGCCACGTGCTGCTGTTCGCCGGCAACCCGATCTGGCGCGGCGAAACCATCG
This genomic stretch from Rhodanobacter thiooxydans harbors:
- a CDS encoding M14 family zinc carboxypeptidase, producing the protein MHAPVRLLLAVLLASGTFGAFAATGSDSSTPYARDPTQPVDQAYTDQILKFTTAPSFNSPLTDYLPASTSVPTPDKVLGRIAGAPDYLPHVADVHRYFRELAAASPRVKVFSIGKSEEGREMIAVAIADENLLADLDANKARLAKLADPRRIGMDDAVADQLVAQSTPVYYITGAIHSTETGSPTALMELAYRLAVDEAPYIQRIRSHVITLITPVVEVDGRDRMVDLYNWHLAHPGQNYPRLLYWGHYVAHDNNRDAMGMSLNLTRNVADTFVGWHAQVLHDLHESVPFLYDNTVGDGPYNAWIDPILAGEWQQLGWDNVQQMTRLGMPGVFAHGGFDTWSPGYLMFIAAMHNGISRLYETYGNAGADTVQRILEPEEYQRTWYRPNPPLPTVLWSQRNNNNYQQTGLLTALNYFAGNGQQFLKNFYLKAKRSIEKPQQAGPAAYVFPAGDKRSGSRAQLLRILQLQHAEISRTSAPVTVTLPKQDDDRKKAKTRTFPAGSYVVRMDQPYSRIADTLLDRQYWSPKDPQQHPYDDTGWSMGDLFDVQVVRVTDTAILKAPMRLLDVPVTVPQGLAALDMPSAKLPRIALMHTWLSTQTEGWWRMALDKLGVPYDYISTQDVAKAGDLRAKYDVILFAPVGDTSTQRIVDGLPMWGEPLPWKTTALTPNLGHIDATDDIRPGLGESGIAHLKRFVQAGGLLVTAEDTAKFAIDEGLAPGVFVTKTEKLKVVGSVLQAKFVDRGSPIAAGYDSDELALYSAAGQSFKVSNLVTGDHGLPTAKEFQRPTGRGGPHDTDTPEGRTSTAPAALPDVKPWQPLPLNAEQMRNNPWVIPAEQRPRVILRYAEAKNLLISGLLDGGDEMAERAAVVDARYGKGHVLLFAGNPIWRGETIGSYPLVLNAIVNFNRLDTPPAKP